Part of the Cardinium endosymbiont of Culicoides punctatus genome, AATTTTTTAGGGATCAGCACAAGTGAACAGGCAATAGAGCATGTAGTTATTCTAACTATTGCAGATACTTCTTTGCGTTATAATTATGTAGAAACCAATGATTCATCAGAAAATGATACACTTACCTTAACTGCACTAGCTTTTTGTATCAGTACAGATTCTAATCTACCAAATATATCTCCCTTATATGATATTACCAATGAAGTAACATCTGTTTTTTTACCTAAAACAGAAGCGCAACTTTACCAGGCAGAAAGTAGACAAATTGTGCAGGCTCATGGTGGTTATGTAGAGATAATAGAAACCAAAAATGATCTAACTTGCCTTTATATATTACCCGTATCGGGCGAACAGGTAATGCATTTTAAAACTTACGATCCAGCTACTTTAGCTAGTGAAATAGCAGAAACTCCAGAAAGTTTAATACAGGAGAAGGAATTAATAACGTTACTTACTGCAGAAACCACATTATCCAAAGAAACAGTAGAAAAAACAATTGCTTTTATTAAAAATGCGCATGGGCTAATAAAACGAAAATCTGGAGAACCCTACTACACACATCTTATGGCAGTAGCTAAAATTCTTTTAGACGTTACTAAAGACCCAGAAACCATTTTAGCCGGTTTGTTGCATGATATTGTAGAAGACACTCCTGTAACGCTTAGTCAAATACAAATAATGTATGGCAATCAAATAGCCTATATTGTAGATATGGTAACCCATTATAAAACGAATGGGTATCGTTGGAAGTTAGATGATAAAGAGAATAAAAACATACTCTACGAGTGCAAAGACATACGTGTTATTTATGCTAAACTAGCTGATAGACTCCATAATTTGAGAACAATACATTTTAAAAAACCAGAAGATCAAAAGCGGATAGCGAAAGAAACTATAACTTTCTATATTCCATGGGGTAAAAGTAATAATGTTTCTGTTTGGTTGTCTGAAATGCAGCATATTTGTGAGAAAATTTTGAACATTAAAAAATAATAAACTACTAATTCAATAATATTGCATTCGGAATTCCTTGCTGGAAATGTCCTTTTTATATATTTTAATGTGTTAAGTTCATTGTTTAGTTATCCCGGTACATAATATTGTGCACTACAAACACTAATAACACACGACCTTATTTTTAATAGTATTATGTTTTTAAAATTAACCAATCCACTAGCTATTTTAGATATAGAAGCAACGGGTACAAATATAATCCATGATCGTATCATAGAAATCGCAATAATTAAGCTAATGCCCAATGGAGAACGTTTAACGTTTGAGAAAAAAATTAATCCGGAAAGAGAGATTCCTATAGAGGCTAGTATGGTCCATGGTATTTATGCTCAAGATCTGGAAGATAAACCAATCTTTAAACAAATAGCTAAGGAATTGCTTTCCTTTTTACAGGGGGCTGATTTAGCTGGTTTTAACCTACTTCGTTTTGATGTGCCTATATTGGTAGAAAGTTTTTTGCGTGCAGAGCTAGATTTTAAAATAGGACATAGGAAAATTGTAGATGTTCAAAGGATTTTCCATTTAATGGAAAAAAGAACGCTCAAGGCAGCCTATCTGTTTTATTGTCAAAAAGAATTAGAAAATGCACATAGTGCTATGGGAGATACACAAGCTACTTTAGAAGTCCTTATAGAACAGATAAAAAAATATGAGACCCAATCTGTCATAGATCCATTAGGGAATTCTTTGGGTGTGATTAAAAATGACATTAAAACATTACACCATATTACAACCCCCAACATACTAGATTTTTCAGGGAAAATAATTTATAATGAGCAACAATTGCCAATTTTTAACTTTGGAAAACATAAGGGAAAATTAGTAGCAGATGTTCTAAAAATGGAGCCTGCCTATTACCACTGGATGATTCAAGGAGACTTCTCATTAGATACCAAACGCAAACTAACACAAATAAAAATGAATCATATACTGGACTGATTTTTTAGAAAAACAGAAACCATTTTTTTTGCGAAATGTTAGATTTTTTACAGAAATTGTGCATTCCTATCGGTTTTTTTTACAATTCCGGCATTACTATTACGTATAAAGTCTATAATAACATTTTTTTCTTGTGAATTTTCAATTTGCTTATCTATCATTTCTAGCGCTGATGCCAAAGGCATTTTACTTTGATAGATATAACGATAACTGTCACGTATGGCATCACACTGTTCTTGATTAAAACCGTGACGTTGTAATCCGATAAAATTAATACCACAATATCGCAATGGTTCATGTGCTACCTTAGTAAAAGGAGGAATATCCTTACGAACGATGCTTTTAGAGCCAACCATGCTATAAGCTCCTACATGAATGAACTGATGAATGGCAGCCATCCCACCTATTACAGCATGGTGTTGAAGTACTACATGGCCAGCAAGTTGTGTTGCATTGGCGACAACTACATGATCCTCAATAATACAATCATGGGCAACATGTACATAAGCCATCAATAATACATGAGAACCTATAGTCGTATTACCCACAGTTCCTCTATTTAGTGTAACAAACTCACGTATAACCGTATTATCACCTATTTCTACGTAGGTTTGTTGGCATGCTTTCTTCTTATCTTGTGTAGCAGCTCCAATAACAGCATTGGGAAAAATCTGGCAATTTTTACCAATACGACTACCTGACATAATGGTTACATGGGAGCCTATCCACGTATTATCATCTATGATAACGTCTGGTTGGATGGTTACAAAACTTTCTACTGTAACATTCTTTCCAAGTATAGCATCAGCATGAATATCGGATAATCTATATTCCATTTTGTTTAACAATTTGGGCTAACAAGACTGCTTCACAGGCTAGATTTTCTCCTACAAACACACGTCCCTTTACCTGGGCGATACCAATGGACTGCTTGTCCGTAATACTAAATTTTATATCTGTGAGTAGCTGACAATGTAAAATGAGACTATCTCCCGGTACAACCATACGACGAAATTTACAGCTATCTATTGAAAGAAAATAAGTCAAGTAGTTTTCTGGATCTGCAACTTTATGCAATACCAATATACCTCCAACTTGAGCTAAGGCTTCTACCTGTAATACGCCAGGCATAATAGGTGTACCAGGAAAATGTCCTTGAAAAAAAGGTTCATTGATGGTTACATTTTTTAAACCAATAATACTACGATCATCCAAATGCATCACCTTATCTACCAATTGAAATGGGTAACGATGAGGTAGCATTTTAGTGATCTGCTGTATATCAAATAGGGGAGCAGCAGATAGGTCACAAATGGGAGCCCCTTTGGCTTCTTGTCGTATAAGGAATTTTCTTAAAGCAGCCGCAAAACGTGTATTTGGACCATGGCCAGGTTTATGAGCAAAAATTTGTCCCTGTAATGGCCTGCCTAGCAAACTTACATCTCCAATAAGGTCTAGCAACTTATGGCGAGCGGGTTCATTTACATAACGTAATTTAGGAGATATGGGATTACTCGGTTCCACTAGTGTACAAATCTTTTTACCAGATAAGCTTTCTACTTTTTGCAAAAGTTCTTTGTTACAGGAAAGATCAGAAAATATGACAACATGATTGGGATTTGCGCCCTGTACCAATCCATTCTGATACATTGCTTCTATTTCATCTAAGTAGCAGAAGGTACGTGCAGGGGCTATTTCTTGTTTAAAATTGCCTAAGTTATCTAGGGTAGCATATTGATTTTCTAATGGCCATCTCTCGTACGCAAGGGTACA contains:
- the lpxA gene encoding acyl-ACP--UDP-N-acetylglucosamine O-acyltransferase → MEYRLSDIHADAILGKNVTVESFVTIQPDVIIDDNTWIGSHVTIMSGSRIGKNCQIFPNAVIGAATQDKKKACQQTYVEIGDNTVIREFVTLNRGTVGNTTIGSHVLLMAYVHVAHDCIIEDHVVVANATQLAGHVVLQHHAVIGGMAAIHQFIHVGAYSMVGSKSIVRKDIPPFTKVAHEPLRYCGINFIGLQRHGFNQEQCDAIRDSYRYIYQSKMPLASALEMIDKQIENSQEKNVIIDFIRNSNAGIVKKTDRNAQFL
- a CDS encoding bifunctional UDP-3-O-[3-hydroxymyristoyl] N-acetylglucosamine deacetylase/3-hydroxyacyl-ACP dehydratase, whose translation is MQHKQQHTIRDTISFKGIGIHTGIHVHGTLLPMPVDSGIQFQRMDLPNTPIIEALVGNVIATERGTVLAKEGVKVATVEHLLAAIVAWQIDNICIQLDGPEVPDLDGSALAFFDLLLQGGLLEQEAPRKFFQLKEKFVYDDHETGSRFEVYPATNYRLHCTLAYERWPLENQYATLDNLGNFKQEIAPARTFCYLDEIEAMYQNGLVQGANPNHVVIFSDLSCNKELLQKVESLSGKKICTLVEPSNPISPKLRYVNEPARHKLLDLIGDVSLLGRPLQGQIFAHKPGHGPNTRFAAALRKFLIRQEAKGAPICDLSAAPLFDIQQITKMLPHRYPFQLVDKVMHLDDRSIIGLKNVTINEPFFQGHFPGTPIMPGVLQVEALAQVGGILVLHKVADPENYLTYFLSIDSCKFRRMVVPGDSLILHCQLLTDIKFSITDKQSIGIAQVKGRVFVGENLACEAVLLAQIVKQNGI
- a CDS encoding 3'-5' exonuclease — its product is MFLKLTNPLAILDIEATGTNIIHDRIIEIAIIKLMPNGERLTFEKKINPEREIPIEASMVHGIYAQDLEDKPIFKQIAKELLSFLQGADLAGFNLLRFDVPILVESFLRAELDFKIGHRKIVDVQRIFHLMEKRTLKAAYLFYCQKELENAHSAMGDTQATLEVLIEQIKKYETQSVIDPLGNSLGVIKNDIKTLHHITTPNILDFSGKIIYNEQQLPIFNFGKHKGKLVADVLKMEPAYYHWMIQGDFSLDTKRKLTQIKMNHILD